The proteins below come from a single Panulirus ornatus isolate Po-2019 chromosome 50, ASM3632096v1, whole genome shotgun sequence genomic window:
- the LOC139764425 gene encoding U-scoloptoxin(01)-Cw1a-like — translation MARLVLAILLTTVAVATARMAYVFPDGVQAIFGLRDVQTLFSCADRPYGYYADMENDCQFFHLCYPLADETGNVFETAHFSFMCGNKTVFNQESLTCTFPEEAYPCQESSFIYDISNSQFGVIPERI, via the coding sequence ATGGCCCGCCTCGTCCTCGCCATCCTCCTGACCACTGTCGCTGTTGCCACCGCCCGCATGGCATACGTTTTTCCTGACGGAGTTCAGGCAATATTTGGGTTACGCGATGTCCAAACCCTCTTCTCCTGCGCCGACCGTCCCTATGGCTACTACGCAGATATGGAGAATGACTGCCAGTTCTTCCATTTATGTTACCCCCTCGCTGACGAAACCGGAAATGTTTTCGAGACGGCTCACTTCTCCTTCATGTGCGGAAACAAAACTGTCTTCAACCAGGAGTCGCTCACCTGCACCTTCCCCGAGGAGGCATATCCTTGCCAGGAGTCCAGCTTTATCTACGACATCAGCAACTCCCAGTTCGGTGTCATTCCCGAGAGGATATAA